The Bradyrhizobium sp. WSM471 genome includes the window TCTCCTCCAGCCACGGCTCACCGCGCCGCCACTTCAATCCGTTGGCGATGTAGTTCGCGGTGGAGCCGATCACGTCGTCCTCGCTGCGCAGCAGATCGCGTCGTCCGTCGCCGTCATAGTCGACGGCATAGTTGACGTAATGCACGGGCAGGAACTGGGTCTGTCCGAGCTCGCCGGCCCAGGAGCCGACCATCTCGTCGGGATGCAAATCGCCGCGGTCGATGATCTTCAGCGCCGCGATGGTCTCGTTCACGAACATCTCCGAGCGGCGGCAATCATAGGCCAGCGACACCAGGGATTTCAGTGTCGGCAGATTGCCCATGTTGACGCCGAAATCGCTCTCCAGTCCCCAGAACGCGGCGATCACCGCCGGCGGCACGCCGTATTCCTTTTCGGCGCGCGCGAACGCCGCCGCATGTTGCTTGATGTGCTGCTGGCCGTTCTGCATGCGATAGGGCGCGGCCATGCGGCCGGCAAATTCGGTGAAGAGCTGGCCGAACACGCGCTGGCCGCGGTCCCGATTGACGATGCCCTGGTCGTAGACGAGGTAAGGCGAGGTCGCCGCGATCGTCCGCTGCGACACGCCGGCGGCAACGGCCTGTTGTTTCACGTCGGCCAGAAACCGATCGAAATTCGCCCCGTTATGGCACGACGCCGCGCGCGGCGAGGGCGCAGTGGCCCTGGGGGCTGCAGGTTTTGCGGACGGCGGTGCAAGCTGGGCGGAGGCGGGAAGGGCGAGTGTGAGCAGGGCGGCGGCCGCGATCGTTGCGACCGCAAGGCGAGAA containing:
- a CDS encoding lytic murein transglycosylase, which encodes MPTNCLGSRLAVATIAAAALLTLALPASAQLAPPSAKPAAPRATAPSPRAASCHNGANFDRFLADVKQQAVAAGVSQRTIAATSPYLVYDQGIVNRDRGQRVFGQLFTEFAGRMAAPYRMQNGQQHIKQHAAAFARAEKEYGVPPAVIAAFWGLESDFGVNMGNLPTLKSLVSLAYDCRRSEMFVNETIAALKIIDRGDLHPDEMVGSWAGELGQTQFLPVHYVNYAVDYDGDGRRDLLRSEDDVIGSTANYIANGLKWRRGEPWLEEIKVPQNLPWDQTDLTVQLPRSKWAQFGVTYPDGRPLPNDNLAASVLLPMGRFGPAFMAYPNFAAYTEWNNSLIYSTTAGYLATRIAGAAPMRKPSTPVAQLPFNELKQLQQLLVQAGFNVGKVDGVLGQQSRAAVKAMQIKYGLPADSWPTAELLARMRGGTAQAQPAGVVR